In Micromonospora sp. LH3U1, one genomic interval encodes:
- a CDS encoding aminotransferase class V-fold PLP-dependent enzyme: MPTHFDAAPTPVSSRPLDVLGVPGEINLDYAASAPCAQAAADAVAELLPWYASVHRGAGALSRRCTLAYEQARQTVGDFFGVRADDHVIFTRNTTDALNLLARALPAGTTVVTFAGEHHANLLPWPRGSVRLPVPSDPAGAVRDLAAALTELRRGNSPALPVLVAVTGASNVTGERWPVAELARVAHRHGARIVLDAAQLAPHAPVDLRALDVDYLAVSGHKLYAPFGAGVLVGRADWLDSAPPYLAGGGATSHVGPATHDVTWTTGPARHEGGTPNLLGAVALAAVCGALDDADRAALAAREQSLLARLRTGIAALPHVVELRTFGPDAPRVGIVSFVVAGWDSADVAARLATRHRIGVRDGLFCAHPLARRLLTEAAGRTGRRDLPPTALRASIGLGSTTAQVDRLLAALAELG, encoded by the coding sequence CTGCCCACCCACTTCGACGCCGCGCCCACGCCGGTCTCGTCGCGGCCACTCGACGTCCTCGGTGTGCCGGGCGAGATCAACCTGGACTACGCGGCCAGCGCGCCGTGCGCCCAGGCCGCCGCCGACGCGGTGGCCGAGCTGCTTCCCTGGTACGCCAGCGTGCACCGCGGGGCGGGCGCGCTGTCCCGGCGCTGCACCCTCGCGTACGAGCAGGCCCGGCAGACGGTCGGCGACTTCTTCGGCGTCCGCGCCGACGATCACGTGATCTTCACCCGCAACACGACTGACGCGCTCAACCTGCTGGCGCGGGCACTGCCGGCCGGCACGACGGTTGTCACCTTCGCGGGCGAGCACCACGCCAACCTGCTGCCCTGGCCGCGCGGTTCGGTGCGGCTGCCGGTGCCCAGCGACCCCGCCGGGGCGGTACGCGACCTCGCCGCCGCCCTCACCGAGCTGCGCCGGGGCAACAGCCCGGCACTGCCGGTGCTGGTCGCGGTGACCGGTGCGAGCAACGTGACAGGTGAACGGTGGCCGGTCGCCGAACTGGCCCGGGTGGCCCACCGGCACGGTGCCCGGATCGTGCTCGACGCCGCGCAACTCGCCCCGCACGCCCCGGTCGACCTGCGCGCGCTCGACGTCGACTACCTGGCCGTGTCCGGCCACAAGCTGTACGCGCCGTTCGGTGCGGGTGTGCTGGTCGGCCGGGCGGACTGGCTGGACAGCGCTCCGCCGTACCTGGCGGGTGGCGGTGCCACCAGTCACGTCGGGCCGGCCACCCACGACGTGACCTGGACGACCGGTCCGGCCCGGCATGAGGGCGGCACCCCGAATCTGCTCGGCGCGGTCGCGCTGGCGGCGGTGTGCGGTGCGCTCGACGACGCAGACCGGGCCGCGCTGGCCGCCCGCGAGCAGTCGCTGCTGGCCCGGCTGCGGACCGGCATCGCCGCCCTGCCGCACGTGGTGGAGCTGCGCACCTTCGGCCCGGACGCGCCCCGGGTCGGCATCGTCTCGTTCGTGGTCGCCGGATGGGACTCCGCCGACGTGGCCGCGCGGCTGGCCACCAGGCACCGGATCGGCGTACGCGACGGGTTGTTCTGCGCCCACCCGCTGGCCCGGCGGCTGCTCACCGAGGCGGCGGGGCGTACCGGCCGGCGGGACCTGCCACCCACCGCGCTGCGCGCCAGCATCGGCCTGGGCAGCACGACCGCGCAGGTGGACCGGCTGCTCGCCGCGCTCGCCGAGCTGGGCTGA
- a CDS encoding FUSC family protein, with the protein MVRRTALRDGLVDIDGARIAEATEQLRHRGRATLHDRLHRVRMAGGLAVQAGLAAGLAYLISHKVLGNPQPVFAPISAVGTLAASVGQRFRRTVELIAGVGIGVAIGDFLIYLLGTGAWQLGLVVTVAILFTIFAGASVAIVIQAAATAVLIVTLSPSTKDLEIPRFVDAFLGGGIALLVTAVLLPLNPLRVINRAARPALDLLAAQLDATADGLRSRDRASIQRALDRLRDNKEELATLAEAIEGAKETATLSPARWHRRSELIHYAEAADPVDRAMRNTGTLIRRAVTLVEDEEPVPDPMPDAIGHLAESVRLLKHEFAAGEEPQKARERSLRAVSEAGRAYGAGVGFSGSVVVAQIRTTASDLLVASGIEQEEANRWIRTAFGEQERPVGEPAEPGEAPKPPTAPPVG; encoded by the coding sequence ATGGTGCGACGTACCGCGCTACGCGACGGGCTGGTGGACATCGACGGCGCGCGGATCGCCGAGGCCACCGAACAGCTGCGCCATCGTGGCCGCGCCACCCTGCACGACCGGCTGCACCGGGTGCGGATGGCCGGCGGGCTGGCGGTGCAGGCAGGGCTTGCCGCCGGGCTGGCGTACCTGATCTCGCACAAGGTGCTCGGCAACCCGCAACCGGTGTTCGCGCCGATCTCCGCGGTCGGCACCCTGGCCGCGTCGGTCGGCCAGCGGTTCCGCCGGACCGTGGAGTTGATCGCCGGGGTGGGGATCGGGGTGGCCATCGGCGACTTCCTGATCTACCTGCTCGGCACCGGGGCGTGGCAGCTCGGCCTGGTGGTCACGGTGGCGATCCTGTTCACGATCTTCGCCGGGGCGAGCGTGGCCATCGTCATCCAGGCGGCGGCCACGGCGGTGCTGATCGTGACGCTGAGCCCGTCCACCAAGGATCTGGAGATCCCACGCTTCGTCGACGCGTTCCTCGGCGGTGGGATCGCGTTGCTGGTCACGGCGGTGTTGCTGCCGCTGAACCCGCTCCGGGTGATCAACCGGGCCGCGCGGCCGGCGCTGGACCTGCTCGCCGCCCAGCTCGACGCCACCGCGGACGGGTTGCGCAGCCGGGACCGCGCCAGCATCCAGCGGGCGCTGGATCGGCTGCGCGACAACAAGGAGGAGCTGGCCACGTTGGCCGAGGCGATCGAGGGCGCGAAGGAGACGGCCACCCTCTCCCCGGCCCGCTGGCACCGTCGCAGTGAGCTGATCCACTACGCGGAGGCGGCCGACCCGGTCGACCGGGCGATGCGCAACACCGGCACGCTGATTCGCCGGGCCGTCACGCTGGTCGAGGACGAGGAGCCGGTGCCCGATCCGATGCCGGACGCCATCGGCCATCTCGCCGAGTCGGTCCGGCTGCTCAAACACGAGTTCGCCGCCGGCGAGGAACCGCAGAAGGCCCGGGAGCGGTCGCTGCGGGCGGTCAGCGAAGCCGGCCGGGCGTACGGTGCCGGGGTCGGCTTCTCCGGCAGTGTGGTGGTCGCCCAGATCCGGACCACCGCGAGCGACCTGCTGGTGGCCTCCGGGATCGAGCAGGAGGAGGCGAACCGGTGGATTCGCACCGCCTTCGGGGAGCAGGAACGGCCGGTCGGTGAGCCGGCCGAGCCCGGCGAGGCGCCGAAGCCACCCACCGCCCCGCCGGTCGGCTGA
- a CDS encoding HD domain-containing protein, with the protein MVDLLDRWRVAARGAGARPDAGLTRAGELLLARWREPHRHYHTVAHLTAVLDVVDQHAGLTDRADVVRLAAWWHDAVYDPRADGDANERDSAALAESVLTGLGVPVSTAAEVHRLVLLTAGHAVAPGDRDGALLCDADLAVLAAPPATYERYAAAIRREYAHVPEPAFRAGRAAVLTGLLALPALFRLPQLHGRWEEPARDNVRRELATLTGSPGGAG; encoded by the coding sequence GTGGTTGATCTCCTGGATCGATGGCGGGTGGCGGCCCGGGGCGCCGGTGCGAGGCCGGACGCGGGTTTGACCAGGGCCGGGGAGCTGTTGCTCGCCCGGTGGCGGGAGCCGCACCGGCACTACCACACGGTGGCCCACCTGACGGCGGTGCTCGACGTGGTGGACCAGCACGCCGGGCTGACCGACCGGGCCGACGTGGTCCGGCTGGCGGCCTGGTGGCACGACGCGGTCTACGACCCACGGGCCGACGGCGACGCCAACGAACGGGACAGCGCCGCGCTGGCCGAGAGCGTGCTCACCGGGCTCGGGGTGCCGGTGTCCACGGCAGCCGAGGTGCACCGGCTGGTGCTGCTCACCGCCGGACACGCGGTGGCACCGGGCGACCGGGACGGCGCCCTGCTCTGCGATGCGGACCTCGCCGTGCTGGCCGCGCCGCCAGCCACCTACGAGCGTTACGCGGCGGCCATCCGGCGGGAGTACGCCCATGTGCCGGAGCCGGCCTTCCGGGCCGGGCGGGCCGCGGTGTTGACCGGCCTGCTGGCACTGCCCGCGCTGTTCCGGCTGCCACAGCTTCACGGCCGCTGGGAGGAGCCCGCCCGCGACAACGTGCGCCGTGAGCTGGCCACGCTCACCGGGTCGCCGGGGGGCGCGGGCTGA
- a CDS encoding DUF4031 domain-containing protein — translation MLYLDRPAWPWRGRLWSHLISDVSYAELHAFAEALGAPRRGFDRDHYDIPAERFAAAVWLGAQVVPSRELVRLLRAAGLRRPKHLVGPPKHLVRPSQHLVSPRPPATR, via the coding sequence ATGCTCTACCTGGACCGGCCTGCCTGGCCGTGGCGCGGTCGGCTCTGGTCGCACCTGATCAGCGACGTTTCGTACGCCGAGCTGCACGCCTTCGCTGAGGCGCTCGGCGCTCCCCGGCGCGGCTTCGACCGGGACCACTACGACATCCCGGCCGAGCGGTTCGCGGCGGCGGTGTGGCTCGGTGCCCAGGTGGTGCCGAGTCGGGAGCTGGTCCGGTTGCTCCGCGCTGCCGGCCTGCGCCGCCCGAAGCACCTGGTCGGCCCGCCGAAGCACCTGGTCAGGCCGTCACAGCACCTGGTCAGCCCGCGCCCCCCGGCGACCCGGTGA
- a CDS encoding FAD-binding oxidoreductase, which yields MAPTTLLDDLRAALGDDAVLTDPDLLRMHQRDEADLCAAGTPLVVTRPRSTEQVVAVVRAAARHGVPVVPQGARTGLAGAANAVDGAVVLSTVAMAEIREIDPVSRIAVVQPGVVNAALAGAVAKQGLWYPPDPGSWESSTIGGNVATNAGGMCCVKYGVTTEYVLGLEVVLASGEVLRTGRRTAKGVAGYDLTRLFVGSEGTLGVITEVTVALRPAPADSLTLVAVFPSTAAAGAAVAEIAARGLTPSLLELLDQTHLRAIEAYQPMGLRTDAQALLLAAADTGTRAADDLADLAEVCEAAGADEVYAATDAVEAAALLQARRLAHPAMEKFAADAYPGGNGGLVIDDVAVPRGSLAALLDGVARIAAECEVPIGVVGHAGDGNMHPNIVVDRADPASVERGRRAFDEIMQLGLDLGGTCTGEHGVGLLKRDWLAREIGPVGVRVHQAIKSALDPAGLLNPGKVL from the coding sequence ATGGCCCCCACCACTCTCCTCGACGACCTGCGCGCCGCGCTCGGTGACGACGCCGTGCTCACCGACCCGGACCTGCTGCGGATGCACCAGCGGGACGAGGCCGACCTGTGCGCCGCCGGCACCCCACTCGTGGTGACGCGTCCGCGCAGCACCGAACAGGTGGTCGCCGTGGTCCGGGCGGCGGCGCGGCATGGCGTACCCGTGGTGCCGCAGGGCGCGCGGACCGGGCTGGCCGGCGCGGCGAACGCGGTGGACGGCGCGGTGGTGCTCAGCACCGTCGCGATGGCCGAGATCCGGGAGATCGACCCGGTGAGCCGGATCGCGGTGGTTCAGCCGGGGGTGGTCAACGCGGCGCTGGCCGGGGCGGTCGCCAAGCAGGGCCTCTGGTACCCGCCGGACCCCGGGTCCTGGGAGTCGTCCACGATCGGCGGCAACGTGGCCACCAACGCTGGCGGCATGTGCTGCGTGAAGTACGGCGTGACCACCGAGTATGTGCTCGGCCTGGAGGTGGTGCTCGCCTCCGGTGAGGTGCTGCGCACCGGCCGGCGTACGGCCAAGGGGGTGGCTGGCTACGACCTGACCCGGCTCTTCGTCGGCTCGGAGGGCACCCTCGGGGTGATCACCGAGGTGACCGTGGCGCTGCGGCCCGCACCGGCCGACTCGCTGACCCTGGTGGCGGTCTTCCCGTCCACCGCGGCGGCCGGCGCGGCGGTGGCCGAGATCGCGGCCCGTGGGCTCACTCCCAGCCTGCTGGAGCTGCTCGACCAGACCCACCTGCGGGCGATCGAGGCGTACCAGCCGATGGGGTTGCGGACCGACGCCCAGGCCCTGCTGCTGGCCGCCGCGGACACCGGCACCCGGGCGGCGGACGACCTGGCCGACCTGGCCGAGGTGTGCGAGGCGGCCGGCGCCGACGAGGTCTACGCGGCCACCGACGCGGTGGAGGCGGCGGCGCTCCTACAGGCCCGCCGGCTGGCCCACCCTGCGATGGAGAAGTTCGCCGCCGACGCCTACCCGGGCGGCAACGGCGGTCTGGTGATCGACGATGTGGCGGTGCCGCGCGGGTCGCTCGCCGCCCTGCTGGACGGGGTGGCCCGGATCGCGGCCGAGTGCGAGGTGCCGATCGGCGTGGTGGGGCACGCCGGGGACGGCAACATGCATCCGAACATCGTCGTCGACCGGGCCGACCCGGCGAGCGTGGAGCGGGGCCGGCGGGCGTTCGACGAAATCATGCAGCTCGGCCTGGACCTGGGCGGGACGTGCACCGGGGAGCACGGGGTCGGGCTGCTCAAGCGGGACTGGCTGGCCCGGGAGATCGGGCCGGTCGGCGTCCGGGTGCACCAGGCGATCAAGTCGGCTCTGGACCCGGCTGGCCTGCTCAACCCCGGCAAGGTGCTCTGA